The segment TTGCCGACGTTGAAGTGTTGGTGAAACCAGCGCTCGGGCGGAACCAGGAGACTGCCCGCGCGCCAGTCGTATCGCTGGACCTCCTTGCCCTCGGGCCACATGACGGAAAAGCCTTCGCCTTTGAGAATGATCACGTGAGCGCCCGCGCCGTGGCGATGCGCTTTCTTGTACGTGCCGACGGGAAACTGCGAGATGTGCGCCGACATGACGTTATTGGCCATTTCGAGCAGCGTCATCTTACCGCCGGCGCCGCGTTCTTTTCTTTCGATCAGCTCGAAGCTCCTCACGTCGCGGATGAAGTTGGTATCGCGGTAGTGCTCCGACAACGCCTTCACGTTGCCGCTGAAATAATTTTCCTCGCCGTCGTAACGATCGGTGAACGGGTAGTCACAGTTGAAGACGAAGTCGATGTTGTGAAAGAGATTCAGGACCGTTGGAGCATTCGTCATGGCGAGAAGACGAACCGGCTTGTCGCCCGCCCCGTTGAAATGCTGGTGCCAGGTGTTGAGCGGGGGCGAGAAGAGCGAGCCTTGCTGCCATTCGAAGGTCTGCTTCTTCTTGCCATCGCGCCAGACCGTCGTTGCGCCACGGCCGCTGACGACGAAGACAAGCTCCTCGAACATCTTCTTCTGCGGGTTGAGAGATTTTCCGGGAGGGATCTCCGCGATGTAGCAGTCGTTGACTCCCTCCGTGCCTTCGAGATTGAGATAGGCGCCGAGACCTCCGACGCGATTCCACGGCGCCAGCTCCACTTTGCGGATGTCCTCGATGTGAAAGGCGCGGATCACGGGCAGGCCTTCTTTCTCCAGGAACTGCTGGTAGGTGGTCTTGAAACCCAATTCGTTCATCGTTTTCCGCTCGGCCATAGTTTCTCCCGTTTGCCGCTTTCACATGTCTAATACGCCCATGAGACGGCAGTCAAGGCGCGCTGTGGCGTCGGCGGGCTCGACGCGCTAAGATTTTCTCGTGACCCCGAGCAAATTCAAATTCCGCGTGGGCGAAAAAGCGGGCGAGGTTTCTGCGCTGCTGCTGCGGCCGGATCATGCGCGGGCTCTCCTCGTCCTCGCGCACGGCGCCGGCGCGGGTATGCAGCATAAATTCATGGAAGAGATCTCACAGAAGCTCGCGAGCCAAGGCGTTGCGACGTTGCGCTATCAATTTCCGTACATGGAGAAGGGGAATAAGGCGCCGGATTCGGAGGGAACGCTCACCGAGACCGTGCGCGCGGCCGTCGCCGCAGCGAAAAAACACGCTGGCGACCTGCCGCTCTTTGCCGGCGGCAAGTCGATGGGCGGCAGAATGACTTCCCTGGCTGCGTCGAAGACGCCGCTCGACAGCGTGCGCGGGCTCGCCTTCTTCGGCTTTCCGCTCCATGCCGCAGGCAAGTCTTCGGCTGCGCGCGGCGAACACCTAATGAATGTTGCCGTGCCCATGCTTTTTCTCCAGGGCTCGCGCGACGCGCTCGCCGATCTCAAGCTCCTCAAGCCGCTGTGCAACCGTCTCGGCAAGCGCGCGGAGCTTTTCGTCTTCGACGGCGGCGACCATTCGTTGCACATGCTGAAAAGCTCGGGACGAAGCGACGACGAGGTGCTCGACGAAGCTGCGCAGACAGCCGCGTCTTGGGCATCACGTTTGACAGCGTGAGGCAGGGTCATGTCCGACCTTTCGCTCGAAGCTTTGGCACAGACGTTTCAACGGTTCGCGCGTGAAGAGGTTCGCGACGCTTCGCCGCTTTATGAAAAGCTGTCTTTATCTATCGCAGAAGATCCGGAGATATTGGCGCTGGCGGCCCATGCGCGAAACGGCGAGAGGATTCCAAATCTTTTTTTTGCCGCCGTTCAATTTCTTTTGCTGAACGGAATCAAACATCCGGTTTCGGTGTTTTTTGAGATCGCTTGTGGCCCTTCGGCCTCGGTTGAAGATCCCTACCCTGAGTTCCGCTCTTTTGTCTCGAATACGACGAGGAAATTCGCGGGCTGATCGCGGTCGGACTGGTACAAACCAACGAGGTCAGCCGCCGCGCTTTTTTGGCGCCTGCTTTCGTTTTTATCTCGCGTCAAGGACAAGGCCATCCGCTTTATCTCGTCGAGATCGGCGCCAGCGCCGGACTGAACCTTTTGTGGGACCGTTACGGCTACATATATGGAGACATCCACCGGGGCGGCGATTTAAATTCGCCGGTACAAATCAGATGTGCTCTGAGAGACAGCAGGCCGCCGCCGATTCCGGAAATATTTCCGGAAGTCGCCGGCCGCATCGGATTAGATCGCGTGCCGATCGAGACGAGCGATCCGGATGCGATTTTATGGCTACAGGCGTTGGTTTGGCCGGAGCAAGTCGAGCGGGCTGAGTTGCTGAAACGCGCGATTCAAATCGCCCGGCAAAATCCGGTCAAACTTATTGCGGGAGACGCGGCTGAGACGCTTCCTGCGGTTTTGGCGGCAGTTCCCAAAGACAACACGTTGTGCATCTTTCGAACTTTCACGCCGCTTGCGCCGCAATCCCGCGAGCGGATTGCCGAGATGTGCGCTCAATACGGCGCCCGGCGGGATTTGTTTCTGCTCTCGACGACGGGCGGCCGCAGTATCGATTCCGAGCTTCAACTGGTCTCATTTATCAATGGGGTGAGAACGGGGCGAATTCTTGCCCGTTGCCACAATCACGGCCAGTGGCTGGAGTGGCTGGATGTGAGCTGAGACCGACAGGGAACGCGACCTTTTTCGACACGGTCGTTTCAGTTATATTCTAACGGCATCCGGAGTCTCTAGATCATGGAAGCGGCGCTCAGAAAGACGCTGATAGAAAGCCTTGCCGAGCTTGTCGGAGCCGAGCACGTTCTTACGGACCCGGCGCGTCTGGACGAATTTTCCTGGGACGCGCTGAGCGAAGGGCGGCTCCATCCTCAGAAGAAACCTGCCACAACTTTGCCTCTCTGCATCGTCTTGCCCGATTCCACGGCGGAGGTGCGGCGAATCGTCATGCTCGCCGATAAAGAAAAGACGCCCATCATCCCTTACGGCGGCGGCTCCGGCCTCATGGGCGGAGCGCTGTCGGTGCGCCCGGCGGTCGTGCTCGACCTAAGAAGAATGAATGAAATTCTCGACATCGACGTCGAGGCGCTTTCCGCGCGAGTAGAAGCCGGTGCCGTTCTCGAATCGGTGGAGCAAAAGCTGAACGAGCAGGGCTGCATTCTTGGCCACGATCCATGGACCTTGCCCGTGGCTACCATCGGCGGTGCGATTTCCACCAATAGCATAGGCTATCGCGGCGGAAAATACGGCTCGATGGGAGACCAGGTTTTGGGGTTGGAAGCGGTTTTGGCGAACGGTGAGGTCTTGA is part of the Candidatus Binatia bacterium genome and harbors:
- a CDS encoding ethanolamine ammonia lyase-activating protein yields the protein MAERKTMNELGFKTTYQQFLEKEGLPVIRAFHIEDIRKVELAPWNRVGGLGAYLNLEGTEGVNDCYIAEIPPGKSLNPQKKMFEELVFVVSGRGATTVWRDGKKKQTFEWQQGSLFSPPLNTWHQHFNGAGDKPVRLLAMTNAPTVLNLFHNIDFVFNCDYPFTDRYDGEENYFSGNVKALSEHYRDTNFIRDVRSFELIERKERGAGGKMTLLEMANNVMSAHISQFPVGTYKKAHRHGAGAHVIILKGEGFSVMWPEGKEVQRYDWRAGSLLVPPERWFHQHFNVGNEPARYLALKPFSSRKFPGLRKQWGTAESVKQGGDQIEYDDEEPRIRKMFEEELAKRGVKSRMDEVLRASRAA
- a CDS encoding alpha/beta family hydrolase yields the protein MTPSKFKFRVGEKAGEVSALLLRPDHARALLVLAHGAGAGMQHKFMEEISQKLASQGVATLRYQFPYMEKGNKAPDSEGTLTETVRAAVAAAKKHAGDLPLFAGGKSMGGRMTSLAASKTPLDSVRGLAFFGFPLHAAGKSSAARGEHLMNVAVPMLFLQGSRDALADLKLLKPLCNRLGKRAELFVFDGGDHSLHMLKSSGRSDDEVLDEAAQTAASWASRLTA